One region of Variovorax sp. J2L1-78 genomic DNA includes:
- the rffA gene encoding dTDP-4-amino-4,6-dideoxygalactose transaminase, producing MKDSHIPFNWPHMTGKELYYIAEAHFNGKLAGDGPFTARCHRWIEERTGCRKALLTHSCTAALEMIALLMDIQPGDEVIMPSYTFVSTANAFVLRGGVPVFVDIRADTLNLDESLIEAAITPRTRGIAVVHYAGVACEMDAIMAIAERHGLMVVEDAAQGVMATYKGRALGSIGQMGAYSFHETKNVISGEGGALLVNDPALSLRAEIIREKGTDRSRFFRGEVDKYTWQEVGSSFLPGELIAAFLWAQLEESERITKARLAAWQRYHVLLEDFESQGVLRRPVVPEGCRHNAHMYYVVLAPDIDRQQVLDRFRASGVASVFHYVPLHSSPAGRRYGRTHGGLTVTVSQSERLVRLPLWVGLSEVQQDTVIEVLRDATSAARQLR from the coding sequence ATGAAAGATAGCCACATCCCGTTCAACTGGCCCCACATGACGGGCAAGGAGCTCTACTACATAGCCGAGGCCCACTTCAACGGGAAGCTGGCCGGCGACGGACCCTTCACCGCGCGCTGCCATCGGTGGATCGAGGAGCGCACCGGTTGCCGCAAAGCGCTGCTCACGCATTCATGCACGGCAGCCCTGGAAATGATCGCACTGCTGATGGACATCCAGCCGGGTGACGAGGTCATCATGCCCTCGTATACCTTCGTGTCGACGGCCAACGCCTTCGTGCTGCGCGGCGGCGTTCCTGTCTTCGTGGACATTCGCGCCGACACGCTGAACCTCGACGAATCGCTGATCGAAGCCGCCATCACGCCGCGCACCCGCGGCATCGCCGTGGTTCACTACGCCGGTGTCGCCTGCGAGATGGACGCCATCATGGCCATCGCCGAACGTCATGGGCTTATGGTCGTGGAGGATGCAGCCCAGGGCGTCATGGCCACTTACAAGGGCCGTGCGCTCGGTAGCATCGGGCAGATGGGCGCCTACAGCTTTCACGAGACCAAGAACGTGATCTCCGGCGAGGGCGGTGCACTGCTGGTCAACGACCCAGCGCTCAGCCTTCGAGCCGAGATCATTCGCGAGAAGGGAACCGACCGCAGCCGCTTCTTTCGGGGCGAGGTCGACAAATACACCTGGCAGGAGGTCGGTTCGTCATTCCTGCCGGGTGAACTCATCGCCGCGTTCCTGTGGGCGCAGCTGGAAGAGTCCGAGCGCATCACCAAGGCTCGCCTGGCCGCATGGCAACGGTACCACGTGCTGCTCGAAGACTTTGAGTCACAGGGTGTGCTGCGGCGGCCGGTGGTGCCCGAGGGATGCCGCCACAACGCGCACATGTACTACGTGGTGCTGGCCCCCGACATCGACCGGCAGCAGGTGCTCGATCGCTTCAGGGCATCCGGCGTGGCCTCCGTCTTCCATTATGTGCCACTGCACTCGTCCCCTGCAGGACGGCGGTACGGTCGGACGCACGGCGGTCTGACCGTGACCGTGAGCCAGTCTGAGCGACTGGTTCGCTTGCCGCTTTGGGTCGGACTGTCCGAGGTACAGCAGGACACGGTAATCGAGGTGCTGCGTGATGCCACGAGCGCCGCGCGCCAACTGCGCTGA
- a CDS encoding class I SAM-dependent methyltransferase, whose amino-acid sequence MKRCLHCNASFDSEHNRCPACGQGPSEVDGFVAYASALARGGGGFKAHYYTELARMEGENFWFRARNALILWAIQKYCAPFQSFLEIGCGTAYVLSGVAAAYPRARLSGSEIFVAGLGFAAERLPAADFVQMDAREIPYRDEFDVIGAFDVIEHIEEDERVLSQMHAALKPGGHILLTVPQHSWLWSDADEYACHVRRYNAAELHRKVEAAGFKLLRSTSFVSALLPAMMASRLARRKSPGQAFDPVAEFNIPPWLNATLETILGLERGLIRAGVRLPIGGSRLVVARKSS is encoded by the coding sequence ATGAAACGTTGCCTTCACTGCAACGCAAGCTTCGACAGCGAGCACAATCGCTGTCCAGCGTGCGGCCAAGGTCCGTCGGAAGTTGACGGCTTCGTCGCCTACGCGTCCGCGCTTGCAAGAGGCGGCGGTGGCTTCAAGGCGCATTACTACACAGAACTCGCACGGATGGAGGGCGAGAATTTCTGGTTTCGTGCCAGGAACGCGCTGATCCTGTGGGCCATCCAAAAATATTGCGCTCCATTCCAGTCCTTCCTGGAGATTGGTTGTGGCACGGCCTACGTACTTTCTGGTGTGGCAGCGGCTTACCCTAGAGCCCGCCTCAGTGGTAGCGAAATCTTCGTCGCAGGCCTTGGCTTCGCGGCGGAGCGCCTCCCTGCCGCCGATTTCGTCCAGATGGATGCACGCGAAATCCCGTATCGCGATGAGTTCGACGTGATCGGCGCCTTCGACGTCATCGAGCACATCGAGGAGGATGAGCGCGTGTTGTCCCAGATGCATGCCGCGCTGAAACCAGGCGGGCACATCCTGCTGACGGTCCCGCAGCATTCGTGGCTGTGGAGCGATGCCGACGAATATGCTTGCCACGTCCGTCGCTACAACGCAGCGGAATTGCATCGCAAGGTCGAGGCTGCAGGCTTCAAGCTCCTGCGGAGCACCTCCTTCGTGAGCGCACTGTTGCCCGCCATGATGGCATCGAGGCTCGCACGCAGGAAGTCACCGGGGCAGGCCTTCGATCCGGTAGCGGAGTTCAATATTCCGCCCTGGCTCAACGCCACGCTCGAAACCATTCTCGGGTTGGAACGGGGCCTGATCCGCGCAGGTGTCCGTTTGCCTATCGGAGGTTCGCGACTGGTGGTAGCGCGCAAGTCCAGTTGA
- a CDS encoding GtrA family protein has protein sequence MLRYAFVGVSTNLIGYLVYLLITYIGLGPKVTMTLLYVTGATLGFWGNRTITFRHHEKGLAVGLRYILAHGVGYLINLTLLYTLGDRLGYAHQLVQAFAIFVVAGFLFVAFKYFVFPDPKRSLGAFR, from the coding sequence TTGCTGCGCTATGCCTTCGTAGGCGTCTCCACCAATCTCATTGGCTATCTGGTTTATCTTCTGATCACCTACATCGGTCTTGGCCCGAAGGTCACGATGACTTTGCTCTACGTTACCGGCGCCACGCTCGGCTTTTGGGGCAACAGAACGATCACATTCAGGCATCACGAGAAAGGGCTGGCCGTGGGTCTGCGCTACATCCTCGCGCACGGCGTGGGCTATCTGATCAACCTCACATTGCTGTACACACTCGGCGACAGACTGGGCTACGCCCACCAACTTGTGCAGGCTTTCGCCATCTTCGTCGTCGCAGGATTTCTCTTCGTGGCCTTCAAGTATTTTGTCTTTCCTGATCCGAAGCGATCGCTAGGAGCCTTCCGATGA
- a CDS encoding acetyltransferase, translating into MKRGLVIFGAGDIAQLAHRYFSADSDYEVAGFTVDDAFIQTPEFCGLPVVPFEEVVDRFPVTDFDLFVALSYSKLNAVRKEKYLAAKAKGYRLPSYVSSAATVLNDGAIGENCFIFEDNTIQPFVRIGNNVTLWSGNHIGHHATIGDHTFLASHVVVSGGVAIGEQCFIGVNATLRDHIRIGDRCVLGAGALLLADAEAEGVYIGAATERSKVPSTRLRGI; encoded by the coding sequence ATGAAGAGGGGCCTCGTCATCTTCGGCGCGGGCGACATCGCTCAGCTTGCGCATCGCTACTTCAGCGCCGACTCCGACTACGAGGTTGCCGGTTTCACTGTCGACGACGCGTTCATCCAGACCCCTGAGTTTTGCGGGTTGCCAGTGGTCCCGTTCGAAGAGGTTGTCGATCGCTTCCCGGTCACGGACTTTGACCTCTTCGTAGCATTGAGCTATTCGAAGCTCAACGCAGTGCGCAAAGAGAAGTATCTGGCAGCCAAAGCCAAGGGCTACCGGCTACCGAGCTACGTCAGCTCGGCTGCAACGGTACTAAACGACGGCGCGATCGGCGAGAACTGCTTCATCTTCGAGGACAACACAATCCAGCCCTTCGTCCGGATCGGCAACAACGTCACGCTCTGGAGCGGCAATCACATCGGCCACCACGCCACGATCGGCGACCACACCTTCCTCGCATCGCATGTTGTGGTTTCCGGCGGCGTGGCCATTGGCGAGCAATGCTTCATCGGCGTCAACGCCACCTTGCGTGACCACATCCGAATCGGTGATCGCTGCGTATTGGGCGCAGGCGCATTGTTGCTCGCCGACGCAGAGGCTGAAGGCGTCTACATCGGCGCCGCAACCGAACGTTCGAAGGTACCGAGCACTCGACTGCGCGGCATATGA
- a CDS encoding class I SAM-dependent methyltransferase: protein MAEIENTGLLAEVAGYYSDKLSRHGQSPRGVDWNGEEGQVLRFKELCRVIDFTRTFSVTDLGCGYGALYDHLSSQQVVFDYLGVDVSRSMVEAARTRLAGRDNARLIHAGAPDAVNDYGVASGIFNVRLGRTDAEWQAYVEQTLDALDRSSRLGFSFNCLTSYSDTDRMRPDLYYADPLRLFDLCKRRYSRNVALLHDYGLYEFTILVRKAP, encoded by the coding sequence ATGGCTGAGATCGAGAACACAGGCCTGCTGGCAGAGGTTGCCGGCTACTACTCGGACAAGCTCTCACGGCACGGCCAGAGTCCACGCGGCGTGGACTGGAACGGTGAAGAGGGACAAGTGCTTCGTTTCAAGGAGCTCTGTCGCGTCATCGACTTCACGCGTACCTTCTCCGTGACCGACTTGGGATGTGGCTATGGCGCGCTGTATGACCACCTCTCTTCGCAGCAAGTCGTCTTTGATTATCTCGGCGTAGATGTGTCGCGGAGCATGGTCGAGGCTGCACGCACACGGCTCGCGGGCCGCGATAACGCGCGGCTCATCCACGCTGGTGCGCCGGACGCCGTCAACGACTACGGCGTCGCGAGTGGCATCTTCAATGTCCGACTTGGCCGCACCGACGCCGAGTGGCAAGCCTACGTCGAGCAGACGCTCGATGCGCTTGACCGAAGCAGCCGCCTCGGCTTCTCGTTCAACTGCCTGACCTCGTATTCCGATACCGACCGGATGCGGCCGGACCTTTATTACGCCGATCCGTTGCGCCTGTTCGATCTCTGCAAACGTCGCTACTCGCGCAACGTCGCCTTGCTTCACGACTACGGTCTCTACGAATTCACGATCTTGGTCAGGAAAGCACCATGA
- a CDS encoding phytanoyl-CoA dioxygenase family protein, with protein MTFAALPTVPTASYGVLQRTNNGCSDLASAVEDVRTLGYAVLDAGYSAAELIALSVAFDGARSRYAQTYGASVLEAADEHNSVRLLLAWDDAFLRLALNEHLIAAVSHLIAGKFILNQQNGIVNPSRQTYNQGAWHRDLPYQHFISSTPLAINALFCIDDFTRENGATFVLPASHKSSAFPSEDFVQRHALQVEAKAGQFILLDCMLFHTGGYNASNRARRAVNHVFNIPYFKQQIRIPGNVDASGLREKARDVLGFDCQEAVTVADYLASRAPNQNGDSNMVVTSKTEMANG; from the coding sequence ATGACCTTTGCTGCACTCCCTACCGTACCAACGGCTTCCTACGGCGTGCTGCAACGCACGAATAACGGTTGTTCGGACCTCGCCTCCGCCGTGGAAGACGTGCGGACACTGGGCTACGCCGTCCTCGACGCCGGCTACTCGGCAGCCGAACTCATCGCCCTGTCGGTCGCCTTTGACGGCGCGCGCTCACGCTATGCGCAAACATATGGTGCATCGGTACTCGAAGCTGCTGACGAGCACAACAGTGTGCGGCTTTTGCTGGCGTGGGACGATGCTTTTTTGCGCCTCGCACTCAACGAGCATCTGATTGCGGCAGTCTCACATCTGATCGCAGGCAAGTTCATACTGAATCAGCAGAACGGCATCGTGAACCCGTCGAGGCAGACGTACAACCAAGGGGCCTGGCATCGCGATCTGCCCTATCAGCACTTCATCTCGTCGACGCCGCTGGCCATCAATGCACTGTTCTGCATCGACGACTTCACCCGAGAAAACGGGGCGACCTTCGTGCTACCGGCGTCCCACAAGTCGTCGGCTTTTCCGTCCGAAGACTTCGTGCAACGACATGCGCTACAGGTGGAGGCGAAGGCCGGACAATTCATCTTGCTCGACTGCATGCTGTTTCATACGGGCGGTTACAACGCAAGCAACCGTGCGCGCCGAGCCGTGAACCACGTGTTCAACATCCCTTACTTCAAGCAGCAGATTCGCATTCCGGGCAATGTCGATGCGTCCGGCCTCCGGGAGAAGGCGCGGGACGTCCTGGGGTTCGACTGCCAAGAGGCCGTCACCGTGGCGGACTATCTGGCCTCGCGTGCCCCCAATCAGAATGGAGACTCAAACATGGTCGTAACGAGCAAGACAGAGATGGCAAATGGCTGA